Proteins encoded by one window of Chryseobacterium foetidum:
- a CDS encoding HugZ family pyridoxamine 5'-phosphate oxidase, which translates to MNHTPTQEEAQRQAKPLAPKVKELVERSKSIILATVDAEGTPNSSYAPFVQVENTFYILVSFMAKHTKNLADGRKTSIMFIEDESATKQIYARERLTIEASTSQVERDSETWNTIVSQLKETHGKVVEVISEMKDFILIGLHPVKGSYVNGFGSAYFVDENLEIMEHRNDQNHQAK; encoded by the coding sequence ATGAATCATACTCCAACTCAGGAAGAAGCTCAAAGACAGGCAAAGCCACTTGCCCCGAAAGTAAAAGAACTTGTAGAAAGATCAAAAAGCATTATTCTGGCAACTGTAGATGCTGAAGGCACGCCAAACTCCAGCTATGCACCATTCGTACAGGTAGAAAATACATTTTATATTCTGGTTTCTTTCATGGCAAAACATACTAAAAATCTTGCAGACGGAAGAAAAACTTCTATCATGTTTATCGAAGACGAATCTGCTACAAAACAGATCTACGCAAGAGAAAGATTAACCATCGAAGCATCAACTTCTCAGGTTGAAAGAGATTCTGAAACTTGGAATACTATAGTTTCTCAATTAAAAGAAACTCACGGTAAAGTAGTTGAAGTAATTTCTGAAATGAAAGATTTTATCTTAATCGGACTTCATCCTGTGAAAGGTTCTTACGTAAACGGTTTCGGAAGTGCCTATTTCGTAGATGAAAATCTTGAAATTATGGAGCACAGAAATGATCAGAATCACCAGGCAAAATAA
- the porU gene encoding type IX secretion system sortase PorU produces the protein MRLKIIFISLFSFATTLKAQRVAIEWNGSKTEDFGTVKRVLPAFKNEGFAFSRNNIFIHNKIQTESNRLKISNLQWENVSNKDLFELNASQLPKYEIKDITYVDIEGERYASYNVSLFKKINGTVQRLSSFQITEDGDPQNLNAAKVGTTANPLSTGGFYKIRVDKSGIFKITTQFLKDIGINPSNVNPKNFRIYGNGGIMLPEFNQDTKYSALQENAIQVFGEEDNVWNDNDYALFYAQGPNGYNNYDTSNGNGFKRRETRIDDSNGLKNIYEDYSYYYINFDKGAGKRVQNVDVNLPATPLITRYDDYQVINVDQKNLLKVGRVWAEETPFSAEKSITINVATPIQPSDNIMYRTQVVGFGAQQNSVAFSVNNLNPFTSTVPANSPNYAYDFFLLRYEGNISNLTGNQITFKYLPNISTNPNGAFHFDYVEVQYKQDLTYNGSQMSFRDFSLQSGTNTTYGFGISNVGTMEQVWDVTDITNANRRVNKGGAGLFNFAYNASNQFFNNEFVAFRADAAFAPQFVEKIANQDLSAMQNVDYLILTTPELMGQAQRLANYHQTKNSFNVQIVDPAKIYNEFGSGSRDLTAIRDFITKLNTPAGRLKYVMILGDASFDYKNRIPNNNNIVSGYESEESADFVSSYITDDYIVMTAPQTSQSLTSNLPNLPIGRLPAANVTEAANMIDKTLAYYNSLPGQSNSFGEWKMKLDFVVDDDNDGGAPFHTVMNNSLQSVFEIPASTNLKEYNVRKLYLDSFQGQSTAGGRRYPQVNQAISNDMGNSLYLFYFGHGGINGWAQERVFTTDEIQAANNFSNIYSRFPFVSTITCEFTLWDEPGTFSAGEQLIKLKQGGPASMITSSRAVGVGYGIDFTNLYTREMFKLTDDDFITIGNAHLNAKKLKPSDPNHFKVNFLGDPAMKLSRPSRRLVIDNIESPVPGLIRGLDFVKVTGHINNANGTLNNTFNGRVVINIFDKKLNKNTLNNPGNLTPILNYTEEGSAIVKASGIATNGQFTVEFYVPKDINYTVGEGRILGYADNKVSDVFNNQAVQVGDINPNGINDNEPPKVKLYMNNTNFANGGITNQNPTLLACLTDDTGINSTGSGVGHDITTYLDGQIINTLVLNDFYASGEGNGCINPALAEYQKGNVTYPFRNLAIGQHQLTFKVWDINNNSTVSTLNFEVKDQSDQHLIINRPMNWPNPFTNKTYIHFEHNCDDILDVNVQIYTITGKLVKTITSAVIAEPFLQGYRTPKQAIEWDGKDDFGDTVAKGTYIFKIFAKSQNQEKCKGSATAVEKMVLLK, from the coding sequence ATGAGACTGAAAATTATATTTATATCCCTTTTCTCTTTTGCAACTACATTAAAGGCACAGCGTGTTGCCATAGAATGGAACGGTTCTAAAACTGAAGATTTTGGTACAGTAAAAAGAGTGTTGCCTGCATTTAAGAATGAAGGATTTGCATTCAGCCGAAACAATATTTTTATTCATAACAAAATACAGACGGAATCAAACCGGCTGAAGATCTCCAATCTTCAGTGGGAAAATGTTTCTAATAAAGATCTTTTTGAACTTAATGCATCGCAACTTCCCAAATACGAGATTAAAGATATTACGTATGTTGATATTGAAGGTGAACGATACGCAAGCTACAATGTTTCTTTATTTAAGAAAATAAACGGTACGGTACAGAGACTATCTTCTTTTCAGATTACAGAAGACGGAGATCCTCAAAATCTTAATGCCGCAAAAGTAGGAACAACAGCAAACCCACTATCAACAGGTGGATTTTACAAAATCAGAGTAGATAAATCGGGAATCTTCAAAATTACAACCCAGTTTTTAAAAGATATCGGGATAAATCCCTCCAACGTAAACCCTAAAAATTTCAGAATTTACGGGAATGGAGGTATTATGTTGCCTGAATTTAATCAGGACACCAAATACAGTGCGCTGCAGGAAAATGCAATACAGGTATTTGGGGAAGAAGACAATGTTTGGAATGACAATGACTATGCTTTATTTTATGCTCAGGGGCCAAACGGTTACAACAACTATGATACTTCCAACGGAAACGGATTTAAACGGAGAGAAACACGAATCGACGACAGTAATGGTCTGAAAAATATTTATGAAGACTATTCTTATTATTATATAAATTTTGACAAAGGAGCTGGTAAACGTGTACAGAATGTGGATGTAAATCTTCCGGCAACACCTTTGATCACAAGATATGATGATTATCAGGTTATCAATGTTGATCAGAAAAACTTGCTGAAGGTTGGCAGGGTATGGGCAGAAGAAACACCTTTCTCTGCAGAAAAAAGTATTACAATTAATGTAGCAACGCCAATTCAGCCAAGTGACAATATTATGTACAGAACGCAGGTTGTAGGTTTTGGTGCTCAGCAAAACAGTGTGGCTTTTTCTGTTAACAACCTTAATCCCTTTACTTCAACAGTTCCGGCGAATTCTCCAAATTACGCTTATGATTTTTTTCTTCTGAGATATGAAGGAAACATTTCCAATCTTACAGGAAATCAGATAACTTTTAAATATCTTCCTAATATAAGTACCAACCCAAACGGAGCTTTCCATTTTGATTATGTTGAAGTACAATATAAACAAGACCTTACTTATAATGGTTCTCAAATGAGTTTCAGGGACTTTTCTCTTCAAAGCGGAACCAACACTACTTATGGTTTTGGTATATCGAATGTTGGTACAATGGAGCAGGTATGGGATGTTACAGACATTACGAATGCTAACAGAAGAGTAAATAAAGGAGGTGCAGGTTTATTTAATTTTGCTTATAATGCATCAAACCAATTTTTTAATAACGAATTTGTTGCTTTCAGGGCAGATGCCGCATTTGCGCCTCAGTTTGTGGAAAAAATTGCAAATCAGGATCTCTCTGCTATGCAGAACGTTGATTATCTTATTCTTACAACTCCTGAACTGATGGGTCAGGCTCAGAGATTAGCCAATTATCATCAGACTAAAAACAGTTTCAACGTTCAGATTGTAGATCCGGCAAAGATTTATAATGAATTTGGAAGTGGAAGCCGCGACCTTACTGCTATCAGGGATTTTATAACAAAACTTAATACTCCTGCAGGACGATTAAAATATGTGATGATTCTGGGAGATGCTTCATTTGACTACAAAAACAGGATTCCGAACAACAACAATATTGTATCGGGCTACGAAAGTGAAGAATCTGCAGATTTTGTAAGTTCATATATCACAGATGATTATATTGTGATGACCGCACCGCAAACCAGTCAAAGCCTTACCAGCAATTTACCCAATCTTCCAATTGGAAGATTACCTGCTGCCAATGTTACGGAAGCTGCAAACATGATTGACAAAACTCTGGCCTACTACAATTCTCTGCCCGGACAATCCAACTCTTTCGGAGAATGGAAAATGAAACTTGATTTTGTTGTTGATGATGACAATGATGGTGGTGCCCCTTTCCATACCGTAATGAACAATTCTTTGCAGAGTGTTTTTGAGATTCCTGCAAGTACAAATCTTAAAGAATATAATGTACGCAAACTTTACCTGGATTCTTTCCAGGGACAAAGTACGGCAGGTGGTCGTAGATATCCACAGGTAAATCAGGCGATTTCTAATGATATGGGAAACAGCCTTTATCTTTTCTACTTTGGCCATGGAGGAATTAACGGATGGGCTCAGGAAAGAGTTTTTACAACCGATGAAATTCAGGCTGCCAACAACTTTTCAAATATTTACAGTAGATTCCCATTCGTTTCCACCATTACCTGTGAATTTACGTTATGGGATGAGCCGGGAACTTTTTCTGCGGGTGAGCAGCTGATCAAATTGAAACAGGGAGGTCCGGCATCTATGATTACTTCAAGCCGTGCAGTGGGTGTAGGTTATGGTATAGATTTCACCAATCTTTATACTAGAGAAATGTTTAAGCTGACTGATGATGATTTTATTACCATCGGAAATGCTCATTTAAATGCTAAAAAACTTAAACCAAGTGATCCCAACCACTTTAAAGTAAACTTTTTGGGAGATCCTGCGATGAAACTTTCGAGACCATCAAGAAGATTGGTGATCGACAACATAGAATCCCCAGTTCCTGGATTGATCAGAGGTTTGGATTTTGTAAAAGTAACCGGACATATTAATAATGCCAACGGAACTCTTAACAATACCTTCAACGGTCGTGTAGTGATCAATATATTTGATAAAAAATTAAATAAAAACACTTTAAATAATCCAGGCAACCTTACCCCAATTCTCAATTACACAGAAGAAGGAAGTGCCATTGTGAAAGCATCCGGAATCGCAACGAACGGACAATTTACGGTGGAATTTTACGTGCCAAAAGATATTAATTACACGGTTGGTGAAGGCAGAATACTTGGTTATGCAGATAATAAGGTATCAGATGTATTTAATAATCAGGCAGTGCAGGTTGGTGACATTAATCCTAACGGAATCAATGACAACGAGCCACCGAAAGTAAAACTCTACATGAACAATACTAATTTTGCCAACGGAGGTATTACCAATCAAAACCCTACTCTACTGGCTTGTTTAACTGATGATACTGGAATTAATTCAACAGGATCAGGAGTTGGTCATGATATTACGACCTATCTTGATGGACAGATTATCAACACTCTTGTTCTGAATGATTTTTATGCGTCCGGAGAAGGAAATGGATGTATCAACCCTGCATTAGCGGAGTATCAGAAAGGTAATGTAACCTACCCTTTCAGAAATTTAGCGATTGGGCAACACCAACTAACTTTTAAAGTTTGGGACATCAACAATAATTCTACGGTCTCTACGTTAAACTTTGAGGTTAAAGACCAGTCTGACCAGCATTTAATTATCAACAGACCAATGAACTGGCCAAATCCATTTACTAATAAAACGTACATCCATTTTGAGCATAACTGTGATGATATTTTGGATGTGAATGTTCAAATCTATACTATCACAGGAAAATTGGTAAAAACAATTACCTCAGCAGTAATCGCAGAACCGTTCCTACAGGGCTACAGAACGCCGAAACAGGCAATTGAATGGGACGGAAAAGATGATTTTGGTGACACAGTAGCAAAAGGTACGTATATTTTTAAGATATTTGCAAAAAGTCAGAATCAAGAAAAATGCAAAGGAAGTGCTACAGCTGTAGAAAAAATGGTACTTTTGAAGTAA
- the porV gene encoding type IX secretion system outer membrane channel protein PorV: MNLTTKLLLGIGLSAGFLSYAQDLSQVRPVLTGAPFLRIAPDARSGGMGDQGVVTSPDAFSQFWNAAKYPFSRTSSSIGLNYTPYMSKLTNDVFLLYGAFHKFLGSEERSTISASLYYFNMGEVDLTQLVGNEVTSMGTSKPNEFSIDVAYGLKLSDSYSMAVTGRFIRSDLAGGFNTDTTLKPANTFAVDISGYYTSPRFQSFGNYEGRVNGGFALTNLGPKLDYTGNEESRSYLPTMARLGLGYDMYLDDMNRVGLSVEGSKILVPGSEFIGNDPNTRQPMYAVPNVGVMEGIGKSFNNTNSIMYSGALEYSYDNAFALRGGYFHESEEQGARQFATAGIGLKYRSFGLDISYLINMSKINTALDNTLRFGLTWNIGAETSNVDY, translated from the coding sequence ATGAATTTAACTACTAAACTGCTTTTAGGAATAGGTCTGAGTGCCGGCTTCTTAAGCTACGCTCAGGATTTAAGCCAGGTAAGACCTGTTTTGACAGGAGCACCTTTCCTTAGAATCGCACCGGACGCAAGATCAGGAGGTATGGGAGATCAGGGTGTGGTAACTTCACCGGATGCATTCTCACAATTCTGGAATGCGGCTAAATATCCTTTCAGCAGAACAAGTTCTTCAATTGGTTTGAACTATACGCCTTATATGAGTAAACTTACAAATGATGTATTTTTACTGTATGGTGCTTTTCATAAATTTTTAGGATCAGAAGAAAGATCTACCATCTCTGCCAGTCTCTACTACTTCAACATGGGTGAAGTGGATCTTACGCAGTTGGTAGGAAACGAAGTAACTTCTATGGGTACTTCAAAGCCAAACGAATTCTCTATTGACGTTGCTTATGGTCTAAAGCTATCAGATTCTTATTCAATGGCCGTTACAGGTAGATTTATCCGTTCAGACTTAGCCGGAGGATTCAACACTGATACGACTCTGAAACCAGCCAATACATTCGCTGTCGACATTTCAGGTTACTATACTTCACCAAGATTTCAGAGTTTCGGAAATTATGAAGGTAGGGTAAACGGAGGTTTTGCACTTACAAACTTAGGTCCTAAACTGGATTATACAGGAAACGAAGAATCAAGATCTTATCTTCCAACAATGGCAAGATTAGGTTTAGGATATGATATGTATCTGGATGATATGAACAGAGTTGGACTTTCTGTGGAAGGTTCTAAAATTCTGGTACCAGGATCTGAATTTATCGGAAACGATCCTAATACGAGACAGCCAATGTACGCAGTACCAAACGTAGGTGTAATGGAAGGAATAGGAAAATCATTTAACAATACCAATTCTATCATGTACAGCGGTGCCTTGGAATATTCTTACGACAATGCATTTGCTTTGAGAGGAGGTTACTTCCACGAAAGTGAAGAGCAGGGAGCAAGACAGTTTGCAACTGCTGGTATTGGTTTGAAATACCGTTCATTCGGTTTAGACATTTCTTACCTGATCAACATGTCTAAAATCAATACAGCTTTAGATAACACCCTTCGTTTTGGTCTTACCTGGAATATCGGTGCAGAAACATCTAATGTAGATTATTAA
- a CDS encoding 4'-phosphopantetheinyl transferase family protein yields MPLYRDFSDDNATILVWKYDENEDLNIDILLEPENAEKVKDYHPKKLLEVLMVRKLLKSLKPNSKILYKEREPFLSPKDAEISITHSFPFAAIAISKNKIGIDIEKFNPKILRVIDKFTYENERGFIPFDTEVVFYTIIWSVKESMYKIHHSKHWSLKKHYEVRPFELKYLRSIKCRVHDDKISDELKARVEFFDEYCFTIVEE; encoded by the coding sequence ATGCCTCTTTACCGTGATTTTTCTGATGACAATGCCACCATTCTGGTCTGGAAATACGACGAGAATGAAGATTTGAATATCGATATACTTTTAGAGCCCGAAAATGCCGAAAAAGTGAAAGATTATCATCCGAAAAAATTGCTTGAGGTTTTAATGGTAAGAAAACTTCTAAAAAGTTTAAAACCAAATTCCAAGATTCTTTATAAAGAGAGAGAACCGTTTTTGTCTCCAAAAGATGCCGAAATCTCCATTACGCATTCTTTTCCGTTTGCAGCGATTGCCATTTCAAAAAATAAAATCGGGATTGATATTGAAAAATTTAATCCTAAAATTTTAAGGGTTATTGACAAATTTACCTACGAAAACGAGCGTGGATTTATTCCTTTTGATACGGAAGTGGTTTTTTACACGATTATCTGGAGTGTAAAAGAGAGCATGTACAAAATTCATCATTCCAAACACTGGTCTCTGAAGAAGCATTATGAAGTAAGACCTTTTGAACTAAAATATCTCCGTTCCATAAAATGCCGTGTTCACGACGATAAAATTTCGGATGAATTGAAAGCGAGAGTCGAGTTTTTTGATGAATACTGCTTTACGATTGTTGAGGAATAA
- the gldJ gene encoding gliding motility lipoprotein GldJ: MKKLKLFSLIALSSTLALTSCGGSGTGKGGGTKSFVSKTGWKPNEKQGWFFAGKQQEQKGWPGMVYVEGGTFTMGLVKDDVMHDWNNSPRRMQVSSFYIGETEITNYEYREYLTWLKYVFPPSDPSFKEIYNGALPDTLLWDNKLSRNDFNETYFRDANYDYYPVVGVAWSQANRYCEWLTDRANEKALMNAGIIAKDLYINESNNQGGTAFNMDKFKSNDPEMQGYINEQRRQQKTGIKTTNQRLIAANRAPGADMVTKFRLPSEVEWEYAALGMEKNREYNMYLGKAPEIQSLRGTKGRDRGMLLENFKQGQGDYSGPAGWKNDGSAKTSDVRQYPSNAIGIYGMYGNVAEWTADVYRPIVDDEYSDFNYYRGNAPQAIVRNGDGTYQMVDETNMKYDTLRDGRLVARNLPGQYSRETIANYANFRDGDQQSSLSYRNASDSVSSYNMYNGARQNFFVDANGKVKLQKDTGKRTSQISNDIRVVKGGSWQDSAYWLDPGQRRYKAENAGYGWIGFRVAQDASSKNKGRTRR; the protein is encoded by the coding sequence ATGAAAAAACTAAAGTTGTTTTCATTAATAGCATTGAGTTCTACACTTGCATTAACCAGTTGTGGTGGTTCCGGGACCGGCAAAGGAGGCGGTACGAAAAGTTTTGTCTCTAAGACAGGCTGGAAACCAAACGAAAAACAGGGTTGGTTTTTTGCTGGAAAGCAGCAGGAGCAGAAGGGATGGCCAGGAATGGTGTATGTAGAAGGTGGAACTTTCACAATGGGATTAGTGAAAGATGATGTAATGCACGATTGGAATAACTCGCCACGCAGAATGCAGGTGAGCTCTTTCTACATCGGTGAAACAGAAATTACTAACTACGAATACCGTGAATATCTTACATGGTTGAAGTATGTATTCCCACCAAGCGATCCCAGCTTTAAAGAAATCTACAATGGTGCTTTGCCGGATACTTTATTGTGGGACAACAAGCTTTCAAGAAATGATTTCAACGAAACTTATTTCAGAGATGCTAACTACGATTACTACCCGGTAGTAGGTGTGGCTTGGTCTCAGGCGAACAGATATTGTGAATGGTTGACAGACAGAGCAAATGAAAAAGCATTAATGAATGCAGGAATCATTGCTAAAGATTTATATATTAATGAATCTAACAACCAGGGTGGAACTGCTTTCAATATGGATAAATTCAAATCGAATGATCCTGAAATGCAAGGCTACATCAACGAGCAGAGAAGACAACAGAAAACTGGTATAAAAACTACTAACCAAAGACTTATCGCTGCAAATAGAGCTCCTGGTGCAGATATGGTTACCAAATTCAGACTTCCTAGTGAAGTAGAATGGGAGTACGCAGCTTTGGGAATGGAGAAAAACAGAGAGTACAACATGTACTTAGGTAAAGCTCCTGAAATCCAGTCTTTGAGAGGTACTAAAGGTAGAGACAGAGGTATGCTTCTTGAAAACTTCAAGCAAGGTCAGGGAGATTACTCAGGTCCTGCAGGTTGGAAAAACGACGGTTCAGCTAAAACTTCAGACGTAAGACAATATCCTTCAAATGCCATCGGTATTTATGGTATGTACGGAAACGTTGCAGAATGGACTGCTGATGTTTACAGACCAATCGTGGATGATGAGTACAGCGATTTCAACTACTACAGAGGGAATGCTCCTCAGGCTATCGTAAGAAACGGAGACGGAACTTACCAGATGGTAGACGAAACCAACATGAAGTATGATACTCTAAGAGACGGAAGATTGGTTGCTAGAAACCTTCCAGGTCAGTATTCAAGAGAAACTATTGCAAACTATGCTAACTTCAGAGATGGAGATCAACAGTCTTCTTTAAGTTACAGAAATGCTTCTGATTCTGTTTCTTCTTACAATATGTATAACGGAGCAAGACAAAACTTCTTCGTTGATGCAAACGGTAAAGTAAAATTGCAGAAAGATACCGGGAAGAGAACTTCTCAGATCTCTAACGATATCAGAGTTGTGAAAGGAGGTTCTTGGCAGGATTCAGCGTACTGGTTAGATCCGGGACAAAGAAGATATAAAGCTGAAAACGCTGGTTACGGATGGATCGGATTCCGTGTAGCGCAGGATGCGAGTTCAAAAAACAAAGGTAGAACGAGAAGATAA
- a CDS encoding FUSC family protein, whose protein sequence is MNYSSELKKFVTSQYVYSAIRITLSTVLPCLVLAHFGMLKEYFLFPLGTSFVALTDQPGPFIRRRNSLTFAIFCFVAVASIASLVKGIIPLVILEIVAFGMFFSLIGVYGQRLAAVGSLALVVLAIFIDGHLTGTNIFKSLMIFAAGSVWFLLIFLVVTTIQPYKLASQMIGENYLQLAEFLKIKANFYQKNPDFNKLTTQVIAKQIEIKNLQEETRETVFRTRTIVNESTTLSRLLMLMFLNSLDLHEKLMTSESDYKKLQESFEDTTILVKIHDYLNILSDEIANIGIALQSSTRARPISNLELHSDELNISYFELRNREMIPETLENFMILRQIMMRISEITKEINEIYKVFSQNVKLAKSLSTGLDLKKFMPNEEKLNFKVLRSNISLTSSHFRHAIRVTSALLLGYLVSQLPFIEIGHTYWILITVVAILKPAYSITKQRNLLRFYGTVAGAVIAYAVLHYIQINAVLFSILLVSMILCFSFLKGRYFWAVLFMTMYVFLSFNFLNPGNVNVIFKDRIVDTIIAGIIAFLVSYLILPVWEHTQNLQLMKKSAESNLTYFHSVMSKFLNEDFDMEDYKMKRKNAIISLANLSDNFQRMITDPKNQRKKLEVVHQFVATSHLITAYTASLSQYSKNEKKYPEIDSESWTKKIEAEMNQVSVLLNGEKIPETLRMDSRLEPEDSSIEDLLSKRKTELLENEHYDTRDPNKISHLTELKNIHDVLELIYDVAKEQRKVIETYRNEEIIPQQS, encoded by the coding sequence ATGAATTATTCTTCTGAGCTCAAAAAATTTGTAACCAGCCAGTATGTGTATTCTGCGATCAGAATTACATTGTCTACGGTACTCCCGTGTTTGGTGCTGGCACATTTTGGGATGCTCAAAGAATATTTTCTTTTTCCTCTGGGAACCAGTTTTGTTGCGCTTACAGATCAGCCCGGTCCATTTATCCGAAGAAGAAACTCACTGACTTTTGCTATTTTCTGTTTCGTCGCTGTCGCCTCAATTGCAAGTCTGGTAAAAGGAATAATTCCTCTGGTCATTTTGGAAATCGTCGCTTTCGGGATGTTCTTTTCACTGATCGGCGTTTACGGACAAAGATTGGCAGCTGTTGGTTCGCTTGCACTGGTTGTATTGGCGATATTTATTGACGGACATTTGACAGGAACCAATATTTTTAAAAGTCTGATGATTTTTGCAGCGGGATCTGTCTGGTTTCTATTGATTTTCCTTGTTGTGACCACGATTCAGCCTTACAAACTGGCAAGTCAGATGATTGGAGAAAATTATCTTCAGCTCGCAGAATTTTTAAAAATAAAGGCTAATTTTTATCAGAAAAATCCCGATTTCAATAAACTTACAACGCAGGTGATTGCGAAACAGATCGAAATAAAAAATCTTCAGGAAGAAACCCGCGAAACTGTTTTCAGAACCCGAACGATTGTCAATGAATCAACGACGCTAAGCCGTTTGCTGATGTTGATGTTTCTGAATTCTCTGGATCTGCACGAAAAGCTGATGACCTCAGAAAGTGATTACAAAAAACTTCAGGAAAGCTTTGAAGACACCACCATTTTGGTTAAAATTCATGATTATCTCAATATCCTTTCAGACGAAATTGCCAACATCGGAATTGCGTTACAAAGCAGTACCAGAGCCAGACCAATTTCGAATCTTGAACTGCATTCTGATGAATTAAACATCAGCTATTTTGAATTGCGAAACAGAGAAATGATTCCTGAAACTCTGGAAAACTTTATGATTCTCCGTCAGATTATGATGCGAATCAGCGAGATTACCAAAGAGATTAATGAGATTTATAAAGTATTTTCCCAAAACGTAAAACTGGCAAAAAGTCTTTCCACTGGTTTAGATTTAAAGAAATTTATGCCTAATGAGGAAAAACTGAATTTTAAAGTTCTTAGAAGCAATATTTCATTGACCTCATCGCACTTCCGTCATGCCATCAGAGTGACTTCGGCGTTGCTGTTAGGATATTTGGTTTCTCAGCTTCCCTTCATCGAAATCGGCCATACATACTGGATTTTGATTACCGTAGTTGCTATTTTAAAGCCCGCCTACTCCATTACAAAACAGAGAAATCTTCTGCGTTTTTACGGGACGGTTGCCGGTGCGGTCATTGCTTATGCGGTTCTGCATTATATTCAAATCAATGCTGTATTGTTTTCGATCCTCCTGGTCAGTATGATTTTGTGTTTCAGCTTTCTGAAAGGACGATATTTCTGGGCTGTCCTGTTTATGACAATGTACGTTTTTCTGAGTTTTAATTTTCTGAATCCGGGAAACGTTAATGTCATTTTTAAAGATAGAATTGTAGATACCATCATCGCCGGAATCATTGCTTTTTTGGTTTCATATCTCATTCTTCCTGTCTGGGAACATACTCAGAATCTGCAGCTGATGAAAAAGTCTGCGGAATCAAATCTCACTTATTTCCACAGCGTAATGTCGAAATTTCTGAATGAAGATTTTGATATGGAAGATTATAAAATGAAGCGTAAAAATGCTATTATTTCACTTGCCAACCTTTCTGATAACTTTCAGAGAATGATTACCGACCCGAAGAATCAGAGAAAAAAACTGGAGGTGGTGCATCAGTTTGTTGCAACATCCCATTTGATTACGGCCTACACTGCTTCACTCTCTCAGTATTCCAAAAATGAAAAAAAATATCCTGAAATAGATTCTGAAAGCTGGACGAAAAAAATTGAAGCTGAAATGAATCAGGTTTCAGTTTTGCTGAATGGCGAAAAAATTCCTGAAACTTTAAGAATGGACAGCCGTCTGGAACCGGAAGATTCTTCTATAGAAGATTTGCTTTCAAAAAGAAAAACAGAGCTTTTGGAAAATGAACATTATGACACGCGGGATCCGAATAAAATCTCCCATTTGACGGAACTGAAGAATATTCATGATGTTTTGGAACTGATTTATGATGTAGCCAAGGAGCAGCGAAAAGTAATCGAAACGTACCGCAACGAAGAGATTATTCCTCAACAATCGTAA